The following nucleotide sequence is from Aggregicoccus sp. 17bor-14.
TCGGCGCGCTGCGCGTGCGCTCGCTGGCGCTGGGGCTCACGCGGGTGGAGGTGGAGCGGCAGCTGGAGCACCGGCGGGTGGAGGAGGTGGAGGCGGCGCACGCGCAGCTGCAGCGCCTGCAGCGCGAGAAGGACGCGCTGAGCGAGCTGGTGGTGCACGACCTGCGCAGCCCCCTCACCGCGGTGCTGCTCAACTTGGAATGGCTCGCCTCGGAGGTGGGCCCGGAGCGCCCGCAGTGGGCCGAGTCCCTGCGCGACTGCGAGGCGCTCGCGCGCCGCCTCACCGGCATGGTGACGGACCTGCTCGAGGTGAGCCGGCTCGAGGAGGGGCGGCTCACCCTCAAGCGCACGGCGCTGTCCGCGGCGCGCCTGGTGGACGAGGTGCGCCGCCAGGCCGCGCCGCTCGCGCGCACGAAGGGGCTGCAGGTGGAGGCCTCGGTGCCTCCGTCGCTCGAGGTGGTGGCGGACCGCGCGCTGCTCACCCGCGTGATGGAGAACCTCGCCGCCAACGCCGCGCGCCACACCCCGAAGGGTGGACGCATGCAGCTGGAGGCGCAGCTGCGGGACGACGAGGTGCTGCTCGCGGTGCACAACGACGGGCGGCCCATCCCGCCGCCCGCGCGCGAGCACCTCTTCGACAAGTTCGCGCAGGGCAGCGACGAGAAGAACGCGCGCAGCGGCTGGGGCCTGGGGCTCTACTTCTGCCGGCTCGCGGTGGAGGCCCACGGCGGCCGCATCCAGGTGGAGGACGTGCCCGGCTGGAGCACCTCCTTCGTCGTGCGGCTGCCAAGCGCTCCCCCCTCACCCGGGAGAGGGGCGGGCTAGGGCTCCACGCGCACCAGCGTCGCCGGAGGCACGGCCTCCACGGGCTTGCCCTTCTCGTCCAACGGCTGGAGCCTCAGCCCGCCCTGGAGCACGACGAAGCCGCGCACGCCGCCCTCCCCCTCGAGCTCCAGCCGGTACACCGTGGCCTCGGGCTTTCCGGGCACCCCGTGCGTCTCGCGCCAGTGGCCGCGGTGCTCGTAGCGCCGGTCGCCGTCCCAGCTGTGCCGGTCCTCCTCCTGGAGGAGGCAGCGGCCGTCCGGCTCCAGCGTGAGACGGGTGAGGATGATGCTGCAGTTGTCGCAGGGCAGGCGTCCCTCGTAGACGGTGTGGACCGTGAGGGGCGGCGGCCGGGTATCCGGGCGCGTGGCGCAGGCGAGCGCCAGCAAGCCGAGGCAGAGGAGCGCGCGCATGCGCAGAAGGTGCGCACCCCGCGTCAGGCGCGCACGCCGACGATCTCCAGGTACGCGACGTCCAGCGCCAGCGTGCCGTCCTTCGCGAGGTTGCTGCGCTCGAACACCTCGCGGAGATCCTTCTCCAGCGCCCCCGCGCCCTCCCCCAGCGTGCGGAAGGCCGAGAGCGTGGGGCCGTACCAGGTCCGGAAGTAGTCCACGCAGGCCTGCGGCGACGGAAAGCGCCAGGGGCAGGTCTGCCGGGTGAGGCGAAGCTCGCGGCAGTGCGGGCCGAGCAGCTCCTTCACCCGCGCCTCGTTGCCCCACATCACCGCGGGCTGCACGCCAGCGGGCGGCGGCACGTGGCGCGCGACGGCGCGGAACATGTCCCCCACCGTGCTCTCCGGCGTCCAGTTCGCCATCCCGATGCGCCCGCCCGGGCGGCACACGCGCGCGAGCTCTCGCGCCACCGCCTCCTGGTCCGGCGCGAACATGGCGCCGATGGTGGACATCACCACGTCGAACTGGCCGTCCTTGAACTGCAGCTTCTGCGCATCCGCCACCTCGGTGCGCAGCGCGAGGCCATCCACCTCGGCGCGCCGCTTCGCCTCCTCCAGCAGCTCGGGCACGTAGTCGGTGGCGAGCACGTCCGCGAAGCGCCGGGCCGCCGGCAGCGACGCGTTGCCGTTGCCCGCGGCCACGTCGAGCACGCGCTCGCCGGCGTGCACGTCGAGCTGCCGCACCAGCGACTCGCCGATCCAGTTGAGCAGGCTCCCCACCCTGCCGTAGCCGAGGCTCCAGACCTTCTGCTGCTTCCCGGTGATGCCTGCGAAGTCCACGCTCATGCGCGCTCTCCCCCGTGTGGTGGTGACCGAAGGGCGCAGGGTGGGCGCCTGCGCGAGCAGGGGCGAGCGCACTCCGGTACACAGACTTCGGTACAGGAGGGGGCGCCTCGAGCGGCGGCGCTCGCTCGTCCGAATGAGGGCCGGCTCTGTCCTATTGCCCCCGCACGCTGCCTCCGAACCCCGCTTCTGGAGGCACCCATGCAGGCCCTCTCCGTCCTCGGACTCCTCGCCGCCCTCGGCGCCACCCCGCACGCAGACACCTGCTGCCGGGTGCTCGAGCTGCGGCAGTACACGCTGTACCCCGGCAAGCGCGACGTGCTCGTGGAGCTCTTCGAGCGCGAGTTCATCGAGAGCCAGGAGGCCGAAGGGATGCGGCTCGTCGGCCACTTCCGCGACGCCGGGCGCCCGGAGCGCTTCGTGTGGCTGCGCGGCTTCCCGGACATGGCGTCGCGCGAGCGCTCGCTGAAGGCCTTCTACGGCGGGCCGGTGTGGAAGGCGCACCGCAGCGAGGCCAACGCGACGATGCAGGACTCCTCGGACGTGCTGCTGCTGCGCCCGCTGAAGGAGGACACGGCCTTCTCCCTCCCGCCCACTCCGCGCCCGCCGGTGGGCACGCGCGAGCGCCCCGCCTCCCTCGTCGTGGCCACCGTGCTGCTCCTGAAGCAGCCGGTGGACGCGGAGCTCACGCAGCTCTACGCGCAGCAGGTGGTACCGGCGCTGAGGGCTGCGGGGGCCGCGCCGGTGGCCGCCCTGCAGACGGAGTACGCGAAGAACACCTTCCCCGCGCTGCCCGTGCGCGAGGGCGAGCACGCGCTGGTGTGGCTGTGCCGCTTCGAGAGCCTCGAGGCCTACCGCGCCTTCCAGGAGCGGCTCGCCCACTCCGAGTCCTGGAGCAAGCGAGTCCTCCCTGCGCTGCAGCCGCGGCTCGCGAAGCCCCTCCAGACGCTGCAACTCGAGCCCACCGCGCGCTCCCTGCTGCGCTGACCGCGTCCTGCCTCTCTCCCTGGGAGAGGATCGGGGTGAGGGATGAGCCGCCGGCGCAAGCACGTGCGCCGGCGGCGAAACCACACGCTACGGCGTCGGCATGGTCGCGTGAGCCGGCGGGCTCACGGGACGCTCGGGGCGCTGCGGCCCATGTCCGCCGTTGCCCGGTTGCTGCGGACCACCCGCCATGCCGCCGCCCTGCTGCACCGGGGTCATCCCCACGTACGAGCCCGGCTGGCGCCCGTCCGCCGCGGCGGTGCCGAGGCGCAGCGCGAGAATCGAGCGGCCCTGCAGGGTGACCTCGGCACGACCCGCGAGCTCCTTCACCGGAACGTCCACGGTGCCGATGGTCTGCGAGCCCTGCGGCCCGTCCGCGAGCACGCGGAAGGTGATGCGCCGCTCGTCGAAGCCGTTGGTCACGAGCACCATCTCCGCGTCATACGAGGCGAGCACGCCGTTCTGGGTCCCCGTGGTGAGCAGCGCGCCCTCGGGCAGCTGCGTCTCGATGCGCACGTTGGGGCGGTTCTCGGCGGGCAGGCTCATGGCGAGGTCCTCGACGAGCCCCATGCTGCCGCGCTTGTCCGCCTGCTGCACGATGCGGTTCGCCAGGCGCAGGAAGAGCGGCGAGGAGGTGCCCACCCACGCGTCGCCGTCCGGGCGCACCGGGGACACGAGCACCGAGCGCACCTGCACGCGGTAGGGGCGCGGCTCCACGCGCTCGAGCTGGTCGCGCGCGTAGCCGTCGTCCTGGCCGGTGGTGAGCGCCTGACGGAAGCCCTGCGCGGCGCCCGCCCAGTCGCGGTTCTGCACCCGCTCCTCGGCCTGGCCCACGCGCCGCACGTACTCGAGCGCCGCCTCCGCGCGGCCACCGCCGTGCATCGCGAGCGCCGCCTGGTAGCGGTCTTCGGCCGCGCGCCAGTCGTGGGCGTGGCGGGCGGCGTCGCCGTCGCGCGCGAGGCGCTCGTACTCGGCCTGCGTGAACTGGGCGTACTCCTGCTGGATGCCGTTGGCCCACGCAGCCGAGCCGCCGTCCTGCGCGGCGACGAGGCTCGCGAGGTTCGCGGCGGCCTGCAGGTTGCCCTCGCGGCGGTAGCCCTCCACGCGCTCGTGGCCGCGCTGGACGAAGGCCTGGCGCACGGCCTCGGCGCGCGCCTTCACCTCGGGAGAGGAGGAGAGCTGCAGGGCGCGCTGCACCGAGGCCACCGCCTCGGGGAACTGGCCGCGCGCGGTCGCCGCATCCGCGGCCTCCAGGTGCGAGAGGGCCACCTGGTTCGCGGCGTTGGCGCGGAAGGAGGCGAGCTCGGCGTTGCCGCCGTCGATCTGCAGGGCGAAGTCCGCCTCCTGGAGCGCGCAGTTCCAGTCGTTCACCTGGGCGCAGGCCTGGGCGCGCTTCTGGGTGTCGGCCATCGCGTGGTCGCGCGCCTCGGCGAACTTCTTCTGCAGCTCCGGCGTGGGCTCGTCCCCGAGCGCGGCGCGGTAGCTCATGTACGCGCTCTTCCAGTCCCCCACCGCCGCGGCGCGGTCGCCGCTCTTCTCGTGCGCGGTGCACGCGCCCAGCAGCATCGAGGACACCAGGATTCCGAGGACGATTCGCTTCATGGGGTGCAGCTCCCGTGGGGACAGGGGACGTGGGGGAGCGCGCAGGATAGCGGAAGGCGTGCCCCTGGCCGAATGGACGGCCTGAGAGCACGTGCATTCAAGCAGGCGAGCAGGCATCTAGAGTGGCAGCCAGAGTAGGCGCCGCACCCACAGCCCCACGCCTATCCCGAGGAGCTCCCGTGATCGACCACCTGAGCGTCGTCGTCAGCGACTACGCGAAGAGCAAAGCCTTCTACCTCAAAGCGCTCGCCCCGACCGGCCACTCGCGGCTCGTCGAACTGCCGGCCGCGCATGGCACTCAGGGAGAGAGCGCAGGCTTCTGCCACGAGGACGGCTCGGACTTCTGGATCCGCCAGGGAGAGGCGATCAAGCCTCCGATCCACGTGGCTTTTCGAGTGAGCTCTCGCGCCGCAGTGGACGCGTTCCACGCCGCGGCCCTCGCGGCGGGCGGACGGGACAACGGCGCACCGGGCTTGCGACCGCAGTACCACGCCCACTACTACGGCGCTTTCGTGCTCGATCCGGACGGCCACAACATCGAGGCCGTCTGCCACGAGCCGGAGTAGCCCGGAGGCCCTCTCTCACGAGGCGTGCGTGGGCGGCGGAGGCGTGTCCCCCGCGCCCCCCGGGTCCGCGAGCGCGTGCGCGCCGGACTGGCCGAGGAACTCGTCCAGCGCGCCCACGTCGATGGGCTTGCGGAACACCGCGTCCACCAGCGCGAGGTTCGCGCGGTTCTGCCCGCGCACGTCCATGCCGGTGACGATGGCGAGCAGCACCTGGGGACTTCTCTTGCGCAGCTCGCGCGCCACCTCCCAGCCGCTCATGTCCGGCATCAGCGCGTCCAGCAGCGCCGCGTCGTAGCGCTGCATCTCCCACATCTTCAGCGCCACGTCGCCGCTCGGGGCCACGTGGACGTTGTAGCCCTCCTCGCCCAGCACCTCGGCCATCATCCGGGCGTTGTCCGCGTCGTCGTCCACCACCAGCACCTTGCGGGTGAGCTGGAAGCGGCGCGGGACGGGCGTGCGCGCGGCGGCGGGCTGCTGCTCGCGCCCCACCTCGAGCGCGCGCGGCAGGCGCACCACGAAGGCGGCGCCCTTCGCGTCCTTCACGCCCTCCTCGGGCTTCACGTTCTCCACCGTGAGCTCGCCGCCCCAGCGTTGGACCTGGTGGCGCGCCACGGCGAGCAGCAGCGAGACGTGCGGCGTACTCGAGGCGCGGTTGAGCGGGTCGAAGAGCTGCGCGAGCGCGTCCACGGAGTACGGCGGCCCCATGTCCTGGATGCGCAGGGTGAGCCAGCTGTTCTCCTCGGTGCGGCTGGAGAGCATGAGGCGCCCGCCCTGCGGCATGCGATCTCTCGCGGCGAAGAGCAGGTTCACCACCAGCTCGCGCAGGAAGCCCGCGTCCACGTGCACCTTGGCGCTGTGCGCCGAGAGCCGCACGTCCAGCTCCACCGGGTGCTCGCGGTTCTCCAGCTCGGAGCGCGCGAGCTCGAGTGCCTCGCGCACCACGCCGTCCAGCTCGGCGTCGGTGAGGCTCTCCTCGGTGCGCTGCACGCTGAACTCCTGCAGCCGGCTGATGAGGTCGCCGATGTTGCCCACGGTGCGGTCGAGCGCGTCCAGGTGCTCCGGCTTGAACTCGCGGCGCAAGAGCGTGATGCGCAGGCGCAGCACGTTGAGGAAGTTGTTGAGCGCGTGCGCGGCGCCGCCGGCCAATTGCCCCAGTGCCTGCGTGCGCGTGCGCTGCAGCAGGCGCCCCTGCAGGCGGCGCAGCTCGTCGTGCGCGGTGACGAGCGCGGCCGTCTTCGCGGCGGCCTCGGTGCGGTCGCTCACCGTCTGGATGGCGCCCACCAGCTCCCCCGAGCCGCCCTCCTCCCACAGCGGCGTCGCACTCAACTCCAGGATCGCCTCGCCCGCGCCGGGCCGCTGCACGCGCATCTTCACGGTGCGCACCGGGCGGCGCTCCTTGAGGGCGCGCTGGTAGGGCAGGTCCTGGACCTTGAAGGGCTCGTTGCCCGGGTAGTGCTTTGCCTGCAGCTGGGTGAGCAGCGCGCCCAGGAGGCCCGAGTCGCGGCTGCCCACCACCATGCGCAGGGGCACCCCGAGCAGCCGGCTCACGGGGGGCGTCACGAAGGACACGGTGCCGTCCGTCTCGGCGAGCAGGATGCCCACCTCCACGTGGTTGAGCACGCTCTCCATCACGGCCGCCTCGCGGAAGCGCACCTCCTCGGTGCGCAGCACGCGGCTGAAGGAGGCCTGCGCGCTCGCGTGCGCCTCGCCCACCAGGTTCGCGATGAGCTCGGCCACCTCCGGCTCGAGCCCGCCGCTGTAGCGCGCGTACACGCGCAGCAGCACCTCCTGCAGCGCCTTGAACTCGCGCGCGAGATCCTCGGCCTCGAAGCGCTGGTCGTAGCGGCGCGCGCCGTGGTTGCGCACCACCTCGGGCCACAGGCGCAGCGCGTCGTCCCCCCGGTCCCTGAGCAGGCGGACGAGCTCGTCGATGAGCCGGGCGAGCGG
It contains:
- a CDS encoding response regulator — protein: MLESEHERVVRLWSKRLRAETYEVDLPGRDLRAPLARLIDELVRLLRDRGDDALRLWPEVVRNHGARRYDQRFEAEDLAREFKALQEVLLRVYARYSGGLEPEVAELIANLVGEAHASAQASFSRVLRTEEVRFREAAVMESVLNHVEVGILLAETDGTVSFVTPPVSRLLGVPLRMVVGSRDSGLLGALLTQLQAKHYPGNEPFKVQDLPYQRALKERRPVRTVKMRVQRPGAGEAILELSATPLWEEGGSGELVGAIQTVSDRTEAAAKTAALVTAHDELRRLQGRLLQRTRTQALGQLAGGAAHALNNFLNVLRLRITLLRREFKPEHLDALDRTVGNIGDLISRLQEFSVQRTEESLTDAELDGVVREALELARSELENREHPVELDVRLSAHSAKVHVDAGFLRELVVNLLFAARDRMPQGGRLMLSSRTEENSWLTLRIQDMGPPYSVDALAQLFDPLNRASSTPHVSLLLAVARHQVQRWGGELTVENVKPEEGVKDAKGAAFVVRLPRALEVGREQQPAAARTPVPRRFQLTRKVLVVDDDADNARMMAEVLGEEGYNVHVAPSGDVALKMWEMQRYDAALLDALMPDMSGWEVARELRKRSPQVLLAIVTGMDVRGQNRANLALVDAVFRKPIDVGALDEFLGQSGAHALADPGGAGDTPPPPTHAS
- a CDS encoding VOC family protein, which produces MIDHLSVVVSDYAKSKAFYLKALAPTGHSRLVELPAAHGTQGESAGFCHEDGSDFWIRQGEAIKPPIHVAFRVSSRAAVDAFHAAALAAGGRDNGAPGLRPQYHAHYYGAFVLDPDGHNIEAVCHEPE
- a CDS encoding copper resistance protein NlpE N-terminal domain-containing protein; protein product: MRALLCLGLLALACATRPDTRPPPLTVHTVYEGRLPCDNCSIILTRLTLEPDGRCLLQEEDRHSWDGDRRYEHRGHWRETHGVPGKPEATVYRLELEGEGGVRGFVVLQGGLRLQPLDEKGKPVEAVPPATLVRVEP
- a CDS encoding sensor histidine kinase KdpD; this translates as MPTAEPLLPDLLDAALQQQRQRAVAMGARVRLVGAALLLPLVSALWLLGGEDWKPYVLPLALYFASALALFLLRERRGVAVRALVQSLLDVVLVFWVQHEALPVSPFPAGVAGFSLGLFGLLVVLSGLTLSLRVTLLTAALGTLAQVALMREAGVGLGAQLVAGVVLFLIASVSQFGALRVRSLALGLTRVEVERQLEHRRVEEVEAAHAQLQRLQREKDALSELVVHDLRSPLTAVLLNLEWLASEVGPERPQWAESLRDCEALARRLTGMVTDLLEVSRLEEGRLTLKRTALSAARLVDEVRRQAAPLARTKGLQVEASVPPSLEVVADRALLTRVMENLAANAARHTPKGGRMQLEAQLRDDEVLLAVHNDGRPIPPPAREHLFDKFAQGSDEKNARSGWGLGLYFCRLAVEAHGGRIQVEDVPGWSTSFVVRLPSAPPSPGRGAG
- a CDS encoding class I SAM-dependent methyltransferase, with the translated sequence MSVDFAGITGKQQKVWSLGYGRVGSLLNWIGESLVRQLDVHAGERVLDVAAGNGNASLPAARRFADVLATDYVPELLEEAKRRAEVDGLALRTEVADAQKLQFKDGQFDVVMSTIGAMFAPDQEAVARELARVCRPGGRIGMANWTPESTVGDMFRAVARHVPPPAGVQPAVMWGNEARVKELLGPHCRELRLTRQTCPWRFPSPQACVDYFRTWYGPTLSAFRTLGEGAGALEKDLREVFERSNLAKDGTLALDVAYLEIVGVRA
- a CDS encoding NIPSNAP family protein, yielding MQALSVLGLLAALGATPHADTCCRVLELRQYTLYPGKRDVLVELFEREFIESQEAEGMRLVGHFRDAGRPERFVWLRGFPDMASRERSLKAFYGGPVWKAHRSEANATMQDSSDVLLLRPLKEDTAFSLPPTPRPPVGTRERPASLVVATVLLLKQPVDAELTQLYAQQVVPALRAAGAAPVAALQTEYAKNTFPALPVREGEHALVWLCRFESLEAYRAFQERLAHSESWSKRVLPALQPRLAKPLQTLQLEPTARSLLR